In the genome of Photobacterium sp. TLY01, one region contains:
- a CDS encoding ISAs1 family transposase has protein sequence MNLIEYLSVVTENRSDINRKHDLVDVIFLVISAITSGCEGWQDIETYGDEKLHWLRKYRPFTHGIPRRHTIARILRSVVAESLLEALALWINDQRTTQNKPVIAFDGKVLRGAYRGDKKNALQLVTAYDTERGLVLSQKPTESKNGEISVVRQLLDIINVKGSIITLDALHCQRETLEKISEKKAHIVVQVKNNQPKLREAVVSQFQAVFDAQKEQVVTEIVQEQHGRKEERYVFQLKANLPDDLKEKWPTVRSIIAVERHRVIKGKGSVETSYYVSSLSPKHKLLGHYIRQHWRIENSQHYVLDVVLKEDSSRITLDGAVENIALFRRFVMNMLKQCDCGAPSQKVKLKKAAWSDDYRTRVFFGL, from the coding sequence TTGAACCTTATTGAATATCTTTCTGTGGTGACAGAAAACCGCTCTGACATTAATCGAAAGCATGATCTTGTTGATGTCATCTTCCTTGTTATCAGTGCCATCACATCAGGTTGTGAAGGCTGGCAAGACATTGAAACTTATGGTGATGAGAAGCTTCACTGGTTGCGAAAGTACCGCCCGTTTACACATGGTATCCCGCGCCGACATACCATTGCTCGCATATTACGTTCGGTGGTGGCAGAGTCATTACTTGAAGCACTCGCTCTTTGGATTAATGACCAGCGAACGACTCAAAACAAGCCAGTCATCGCTTTTGATGGCAAGGTACTGCGTGGTGCCTATCGTGGCGATAAGAAAAACGCCTTACAGCTCGTCACTGCCTACGATACTGAACGTGGTTTAGTCCTTAGCCAAAAGCCAACTGAAAGCAAAAATGGTGAAATCAGTGTTGTGAGGCAACTACTTGATATAATTAATGTAAAAGGAAGTATCATCACGCTCGACGCTTTGCATTGTCAGCGCGAAACTCTCGAAAAAATTTCAGAGAAAAAAGCGCACATTGTCGTTCAAGTGAAAAACAACCAGCCAAAGCTTCGTGAAGCCGTTGTTTCTCAGTTTCAGGCGGTATTCGACGCACAAAAAGAGCAAGTTGTTACAGAAATTGTTCAAGAGCAACATGGTCGTAAAGAAGAGCGGTATGTTTTTCAGCTGAAGGCCAATTTACCCGACGATTTGAAAGAAAAGTGGCCGACGGTTCGAAGTATCATCGCCGTGGAGCGGCATCGTGTTATCAAAGGTAAAGGTAGCGTCGAAACGTCTTATTACGTGAGTTCATTGTCACCAAAGCATAAGCTTCTCGGGCATTATATTCGTCAGCATTGGCGTATAGAGAACAGCCAGCATTATGTGTTAGATGTTGTTTTAAAAGAAGATAGCTCACGAATAACCCTAGATGGTGCGGTTGAAAATATAGCGCTATTCAGGCGTTTTGTAATGAACATGCTAAAACAGTGTGACTGTGGCGCCCCAAGCCAAAAAGTAAAACTGAAAAAGGCTGCTTGGAGCGATGATTATCGGACAAGAGTTTTCTTCGGGCTATAA
- a CDS encoding GFA family protein — translation MLPPWVGVQGLNWLSGKQLLKEFVAPNGTIRTFCSHCGSSLGFRVKNATPDDIELAISAFDGDIPVQVDAQIYTAYKPNWCQLHSNLQTFSESRED, via the coding sequence ATGCTCCCGCCCTGGGTTGGGGTGCAGGGCTTAAACTGGCTTTCTGGCAAGCAGTTGCTGAAAGAGTTCGTTGCCCCCAATGGCACGATTCGAACCTTTTGTTCCCATTGCGGTTCCAGTTTGGGATTTCGCGTAAAAAATGCGACGCCGGATGACATTGAGCTCGCTATCTCGGCGTTTGACGGCGATATTCCCGTTCAAGTCGATGCTCAAATTTACACCGCATACAAGCCAAACTGGTGTCAATTGCATTCCAATTTACAGACGTTTTCCGAAAGTCGCGAAGATTAG